The window AGACATGTTATCTAGCTTAACGCTGAAATCTCACGAATCACTAACGCCTCATCGTTAGCGTCAAATAACGTAATAATCATGAATAATATTCTACTGCCCTCTTGTGGTCAAAGCGTGGAGCTGCAATATATTAAATTCGTCAATACCACGTTAGTACCCTCTAAAGCATGCAGCCACTTCCGGTAAATCCTTTCAAAACGCAGGAACGAAACTtgtaataaaaaattaaatccaCAATTCAGCATGACCCTGCCTTTGTGTTGAGAAATCGCACGGCAGTCTCCCACATATAAAACTCGATTCCTCTTTGTTGTCTAACCAGGGTGACTGGGGATGACTCTGCACGGCACACTAACTCACTCGCGACAAAAAGCGCTCTCATAGCCATAACCATGTCAATCAGAGAGACTTCGCTGTTGGACGGGTTGCTCTGCTGCCTGTTGTGGTCACTAATAATTGACTAATATAAGTCAACTCGCCTTGTGTCATATATCACTAATCCTCTGATTGTAGCACACAAACAACTTTACAACGCATCGATAAAGATTTTCTATATATCACGCGCGTCACTGCAGTATTGACCTCAATAGATATGCTCTTCTCCACGCACTTTGGAAGTAGGCGAAGTTTTGCAAGAGGATCTCTGCAGTTCCTCAATCTGACCACCAAGGGGCAGTAAACACTCGCGATTCAGGCCTGATTACTGGCATGCATTACATACGGTagaggttttttaaaaaagtatctGTTATTAGGTTCTcaacataacatttattttcaagtaTCTGTCATTACCTTTTATTTACATATGATTTATAAGAAGCCAGGAGATACTAATATATTAAGTTTCAACTGAAATGAACAGTGCGAAATACATTTCCCCGTGATTGTTTTTAACATAATGTCAGATTCTTCATGTTTTTGCATCATCCTGTGGCATGTGatagaattttaatttttctccttATTAAATTAATCAATATATTCTGAATACAACAGGCACAATTACATGGGGTACAACACCACAGATCTTCTTAAAATAGTATGTTATCAAGAAATGGCTGAAGatgaaattctttttgtgtATCAACCGTGATCTTACTACAGTATTTACACtggattttaaaattaaattaaagaaaaacaagatatttGCAATGTGACACTCAATCAGAGATCAAACCTGTTGGCTCTAATTGTTCTTACttaaaaacatcagtgtttctcccTCTAGGGATTTGAAAGGCATTTACATACTGCCTTGGATGCACTGCCATGTCACAGTTTTACAAGACAAATTGTCCTGACAGGTGAAGCACGCACTCTCCTGAGGAGTTTCACTCCTTGTGTGTCATATAACAGATGGTGAATGTGATTCCTCAAAgcaagtattttattttattttttttaacaatgtaTTTTTCAACATCATTGACACGTAGCAATTGTTTTTTccatgaaaaacatatttacacTCACAGAGAACTGATGATTTTGAtagcaaacaaacagtgaaaagacttttttgtgaaaagatttttttggaCTTAAATTAGAAGCATATCCAAGTCATGACCATTTAGTCCAAAGTATGTTTACTACTACGGCTACTTTGCAGCAGCAGGGGtagaaagtaactaagtactgTACTAAAGTacaattattaaattattgtaCTTTACctgagtatttttgttttgttttgttttgtgactttATAATTCTGCTCCACAACATTTCAGGGACAAATATTGTATTATTTAGTCCAGtgcatttatttgttaatattaCAATATATATTCTACAAATAAATTATGGTATCATAAATTAAGATAAACATCTTTGATCTTCAAGAGGGAATTAACAAGCTATCCTGCAGATAAACTCTACAACATAAACCACCTGTACCAGCCTCCACACTGAAGTGGTTAACACATCAATACATTCAGAATTATAATCCAGTCCTGTAATATACCCTATtctgaaatacactatatagacaaaagtatccagacacagtTCATTATGGGGCTGGTTTTCacagctgttacagctgcaaagctgtctgtgtatttaggatgtgatgtcattaatgttcctgttggtgtaatggttaggtggcccaatacttttgtctatatagtgtatgccTCTCTGGAAGTAATTTTACtgaattttacttttacttgtgatgGAGTATTTCTAAACTGTGGTATTGTTACTTTTAATGCTTTTAGTGAAAtacaagatctgagtacttGTCCCCCCTCAGCTCAGCCACATCAACAAGAATTTCTCTAACctcatatttaacattttatatttagGATTTGGCTTGACAGGAGTCTAATTaagctaaaataaaactttcacCTTTATGCTGTTTCATTAATATCATAACAAACCTCCTCATTTAACATGAAATGTTagaaaatgctgctttttatttacaaagcaTAACATGTGATGTATGAATATCAGATAAAATGTCCTGATAATGAAGCTAAGCCAGCATAAATTCACATTATTCTCACATCAGCAACAAATAATAAacccaacagaaaaaaaaattaaacaagacaataaaaagatAGAAAACTATAAGGCTGAAGCATTTATCACGATTATACTGTTATACTATACTGTCTTGAAGTCTTGACTTGAGTTGTGttatctcactgtgtgtgtaagttCATTTTGAAAAGCTCAGCTTTTCCTTCCACGTGCCTTCAATCAAACTCCAACATGGTGTCTTTGGTACGTTTTTCAGACTTATGTAAATGACAGTTTGCACctcagagctcagtgccagtCATGTCTTAACGTGACTTGTGCTGCATTTGAGCTTTTGCATCACGAGTACGTCAATTTGCATTAGTGTCAAACCttgtaaaaacagtttttggatGCTGTGcaaatttccaaaaatgtaCATTCACGCAGGTTAGTGATCTGTGGACTCAGGGACTTTTGTGGACCCGTCATGATGAATTGCGGCACCTTTTCACTTCTCCTGGGTgagttttttcttgttttacatAATTGATAATGTTGGGCAACAAATTATTACactaaaataaagtaaaaaacagTGTATATCTTTATTTAATGTAAGTCCACTAGGACAGAACAATTATTTTAATACCTGAATCTGGATTCAGATTTGCATTTAGACTGACAGACAATTATGATACGTGCCCCTTTTATTTTTGGAACCAAATGCACTAATATTCTAAAAAATGGCAATGGCACAGTTACTGCAATAAAATACTGTAAGTTTATTTTTGCCCAaaaaatgtgagtattaatgTGAGTAGTACTACAGAAAATATATAAGTATAATGTACATTATGTTGGTGGCTTTTACAAGTCTTTTAAGAGTACATGTCCATTTCTTGTCATCAATATCATCAGCAGAGGTAATTTAGTAGTCTAgcatatgtttatatgtttatgaAATTTACATGTAATCCTTTTTTCAGATGATGTGAAGACTTTGACAGAAATCATTCAATTTGATTGCTGTGCTAATTCAGTGTTGAGATTATCTTGAACAGAACACTGACAGCTATTCTCAGAACCGTTAACTCCTCTTTGTGCTTTATAGGTTCACTCTTCACTCTCGGTCATTGTGCTTTTCCACCTGGTAAGGATGACATATATCCATAAACATCAGATAACCTACAGATTCTGGTTCTTGGTGAAGTCACAGTAATTTTGGAATAATGTTTGGTGATAATTTTGCCATTATGTGCAGGTTCTTGTGATGGATACACCAACGTAACCGAACCATGGCGCAACTATTTATTTCGCTCAACTTCCTTCGTTGGCTTCCCAAAGGGTGATACACATTTTGTCGGGAAGTGGTGGCGCTTCACAGGGATTGGTGGAGACAGAATCATTCCAATCTGCCATTTAGGCCCCATTGGTGGTACCCAATACGCCATACATTCTTCTTTGTTATATCCAACAACTGAATCTTTAACTGAAACAACTGGAAGTGTGTTTGCCGATGTTGGATTGTGCAACGTTTACCTTATTATAATGAGCGTGGTCCTGTGTCCTGGAGGATTCTACATATACAAACCATCAAGTCATCCGTACAGCAATGCGGGTTATGTTACCTGTAAGGAATAATTACTCGCTGTCATCCTTTCCTTTATGCTTTAAAGTAGTCATGTTCCACTCAATGGTGTGCTCAATGCTGTAATTAAAGAGATCTACTTTCAGCTTTTCAGAAtgagtttgtctctgtgtgtgtgtgtgtgtgtgtgtgtgttgtctctgtttAGATCATTATCAGTGTAACCCTGATTCCTGTGGACCACTTGCTAAGTGCTCAGGTGATGGAGGCTGTATTTGTGTTCCTGGGTATGAAATCCCCCCACAACATCTACCTACTCCAGATTCATATGGCTGTGTTGGTAAGTATATTGATTTCGTCAGTATTGTATCACAATGTGATTTATGAAGACTGTaattaccttttttttgttgctggAAATATGTTAAGATGCTTCATGCATGCTCATTATCTGTATTTTGTGCTGAATTTCCCACTTTAACTGCTGTTTGTGACTTGTGACAGACATAGATGAGTGTCAGAAGACTGCAGGGATCTGTGGTCCTTATTCGACTTGTAATAACACCATTGGTAGCTATTTTTGCACCTGCCTCGCTGGATTCAGTGCAACAAATCCAGCAGAATCACCTGGACAGAACAACTATTGCAATGGTACCATATAAAAACATATCTCTTTATGATTTAATTATGTCACATTTAAGCAGGTTGGAAAATATCTTCCCAGGTTGACATAGGTCTGTTGTCTCTATAGATATTAATGAATGTCttgaaaatgtctgtggtgATGATGGAACCTGCCACAACAACGCAGGAAGTTACATGTGTGAATGCCACCAAGGCTACCACCTGGTACCTGATGCAACTCCCACTTGCCaaggtgtgtttactgtactgttacACATTGCTTTATCTAGTCAACAGTATTACCAAGTGCAGATCTAAATGTTATGTTTGGAATTTAATGTCTGTCAAAACATTAATACCGTCATCACCAAATTTGgtagtttattattattattattatttttactgaggAAAATATAAGTAAATGCTTTTGTGAAGATGTTTCAGCATCTATCATCAGGTAACTGGAATGCAAATATGTCCTTTTGATTTTCTAAAgtaatgacatttaaattttgGAGATTTGGAGAAATGaccttttccttttatttttcttatattCATAATTTCATGCCGGATGTGTTAACTGTTGGTCAGATAAGGACGAGTGTTTCAACTCAACCATCTGTGGCCCTGACTCCATTTGCGCCAACACACCTGGAGCTTATACCTGTACATGCAAAGTGGGGTACGCACCAACTGAACCAGACAAGGAACCCGGCGAGGCCAACATCTGTATTGGTATTTGAACTGATGTTTTTCAGATGCAAGATGTTTTTTGGAAAATTCTACCAACTGTAGCTGCAGCTGCGACCCAGCCCATAGAAACCCACCAGAGCAGTATACACAGGGGAACGGATAAGTCCATGGCCTAGGGCAGAAAGAGATGAGTTAAACAGCTATCTTTTGATGCAGGTGTGGTTCACCTATTTGAGTGAATATGCAGAAAGTTTGAAGTTAATAACTAATACTTCCAAAATACTGCCTCCATGCTGTGATTTGTCATGCCTGAGGTTTCTGGAGTGTTTTTGTAAAGTTTCATGAGGCTGCGATTATCCTCAAGGTCTATTTGAATGAAATGCTATCGCTACAATAAGTCTAGAAGACTAGAAGTCAAGAGTCATGCAGAAAGCTGTCTGGTTTAGTGATTCATCCGTGTGTGATGTATTTGGCAGATGTTGAGGAGTGTGTCAAAGATGCTACCATCTGCGGTCCCCATGCCAACTGCACAAATTCGATCGGTTCTTACAGCTGCACCTGCTTCTCCGGTTTTCGGCTGAACAACCTGGCGGTGATAGCCAGCGCCACTAACCCATGCACAGGTGTGTGAACTGCTACTCGTGTGGCTTTTGATTTTACTATCATATATTTTActactgtgtgttttctctcttctacAGATATAGATGAGTGCATCGAAACACCTGGTGTATGTGGTAGAGAAACTGTGTGCACTAATGTACCAGGGACCTTCTATTGTTCTTGTCCAGATGGATTCTTCCCTTCAACTGGAATCCTGTGGATTTTAGGGGTCTCATTTTGTCAAAGTGAGCTTAGGATGCATTTGGCTACTGAATATACAGTACACTGCAGTAATCTATGTGCTCAGTAACTGGCTCATGTTTTTCCTTGTCATTCACTCAACAGATCTTCAGGACATTTTAGATGAGATAAAACCCCCTGAGGTAAATATCAGCAAAATGGCACAGCCAAGCAAATTTTACACATTGAGATACTTGTAGGACAATTTCCATGATATATCACAaaagcacatgtgtgttttcaagaCTTTTGttacaaacacattcaggaCAGATCACAGATCCAAGTTACCCATGAGGGGAATAAGTTAATTTGACAAAATTATGCATGCCTCAGTCAAATTTGTCACTTCTTAATAAAGGCTCACTTGTATTGTCGGCATATAGTGTGCAACAGTGATTTTAGGTATACAACTATCACACATCATTCACcacacacagattaaaacaCTCCACTTAAACTGCAAAGGTAACTGAGGTTACGTTTGTGCATTCCCTACAGggacagacaaaagagagagcTTTTCTTGGCCACATGGAGCAGCAATTGAAAGACAACGCAGGCATCATCTTACCAGAACCGGTGAATAGAGCCACTAATGACCTACACAGAGGGTTCTGTTTAAGCATTTGACTGTGCTGTTAATCATGATTGGATGCTCTCATACTGAAAACAGTCTACAGATAACTGGGAAGAGGACTGTCACCGCTTTCAGTTTGACCTGGTTTCATCAAGAGGAGGAGCTCTGTACTCGAGCACTCAGTCGCAGTAGCTCATGTGCACATCTAGTTTCACATAAGCTGGAAATTAATTTAACTTCAGTTTGATGCACATCATGCGTGCATGGCACTGCAACATTTACATaagtcttcttctctgtgtgtcttgtgcttTCTCTACAGACTGTGGCAAACAGCTTCTCAGCATCCATGGTACATGTTGTTCTCTAAATAAACAGTGTACTGCATTAACCCtactctgtgttttcattatcagGCAGGTCAGTTATTCTCATATTTATTCTTGCAGGAAGTGTCAGGTGTGGGACCACTTACCAGCTCGGTCAGGGTGAGTAGCGAAGGAGACGGGGAGACCGGCAGTGTGATCCTGGGCCTCTCAGACCGTTTAGTGTCTGCATTAGTGCAGCCAGGTCAGAACCAAACCAGGAGAACTGTGAAGAATCCAACAGTGGGTAAAGACATGTTCCTGTTGGTTTATTGTAGAAACGTGCTGTTTGTAAACTTGGGGTGGATATAAAATCAAAGTGCAATCTGTGTGTTAGATTTAAGTCTCGAAACTGTTGGGCCTGGAAGCAGCCGTGCAGAAAGATCTCTTCTCTCAGCCAAAGGAAACATCATGGAGATCAACTTGGAAAGTCTGGCCAAAAACAACAATGGTGAGTGACAGCTCATAATGAAGACGATGGCAATTaccacattttttaaaagaattacACCAGCAATTTTGCATCCCCGTTTTCCACAAGGGAGGTATATTGTCTTCCTACCTTGTGCAGCGCAGCtggttttaattcatttgaagATGGCAAATCACTGCACAGCCTTTGGATTTGTGTGATGGTGTGCTTAGGgaaaattgatttgatttaatttggtGACTGTCACATGCTAGAGAAAATAGTTTTGTGCGCACAATAGGAAGTACACAATGACACACGTCTgcctgtcctgggtgagggatccctcctctgttgctcaccctgagatttctcccatttttttcctgttaaaggtttttctgggcAGCGAGTCAATGTGggggtcgaagggcagaggatgttgctgatgttatgttaagccctttgagacaaactgcttgtaaaaatgggctatacaaataaagttgtcttgtcttgtcttgtcttgaaaacacagagctgtgaaaaCTGTAATGACATGTGAAGTGAGGGAAGAGTTACATAATCACCTTCACTATGTGGACATTTTCaggttctgcagcagcagccttcatGACTCTAAATGGGATGGAGAGCCTTCTTAGTCATCAATacttcaaaacagaaaacaggacaGAGATGTACTCGGATGTCATCACTGCAATCTTACCCTTGGTTAAGAACACCAGCCTCACAGAGCCTGTCAACTTCACCCTCCGTCACAAGGAGGTGCTGCCCAGTTTATCTATCATCggctttttaaaattaaatcttaaaaatagatagataattaGTATGTTAAATGACACACAGCTTGGTATCTTTCAACAAATCTAAAAATCTTTGTTTCTCTGGGATGAACAGACAACACCTGAATCTGGTTTGATGACCTGCGTGTATTGGGAGGGCAAAACAGAGGGAATGACCAAGACCATGCGTTGGTCAGTGGAGGGCTGTTGGGTTGCATACACCAATGAAAACTACACAGTGTGCAGCTGCTCTCACCTCTCCACATTTGCTCTCATCATGCAGATCGGGGAGGTattgtggatgtgtttgtgaatgtgaatgtgaatgtgcatgtgcGGGTTACCCACTCCAAAGCCAGGTCGATCACAGTATGTGTTTGACTCTGTGTTGTGTCTTCTCAGCCTCCACCAGATGATGCGTTTTTAGAGTGGCTAAACCgaatgtgtgtgattgttggACTGTTCTTCTTGGCTCTGGCCATCTTCACCTTCCTCCTGTGTAGCTGGAACCCCAAGATCAACAACACAGCCCGTCTCCACCTGTGcctcagtcttttcttttctcatctgctgctgctgtggaatGACAAATACGTAAAACACGAGGTAAAACCTGAGATGGAGATCTTgttatttctttcaaaaataataaatgggATCTCTCAAACATGCAATAATGTGACTGAAGCTGACCATCTTTGCTGAAGATCATTCTTGAAGgatttctttgttgtgtgtctctgcagctggcCTGCACTGTCATGGCAGGTCTTCTACACTTCTTAGTCATTGCAAGTTTTGTGTGGATGCTCCTGGAGGCACTACAGCTCCACCTGTTGGTCCGAAGGCTCTCCAAGGTGCAGGTCATCCAGAGAGATGGCCTCCCCAGGCCATTGCTCTATTTAATTGGTTATGGTGTTCCATTTGTGATTGTGGGTATTTCTGCACTGGTATATTCTGATGGATACGGTGCTACTGAGGCAGATGTGTGAGTAGGACAAACAGTAACACATACCCTCATTCATATTCTACTGTATATCTAATGTGCCTCTAGGCTGGAAGACTGTATTTGTCTGATTCTTTTGCAGGTGCTGGCTCTCACAACAGCGCAGTTTCAATTGGGCTTTAACAGGCCCTGTGATTGTTATCCTTGGAGTGAGTATATTGGATATCAGCAATTGTGTCCTAtctgtttaaatgaaattacaatCATCTCAGCCTGGTGTGTTCCCTATAATTGTCTGGACCatgttttttttgcctgcagaaaaacaaaccaaggtGCACTTTAAGACTGACATCTGTCAAAATACTGTTGCTGAGAATGTTATGAACAGATTGTCAATGAAGACCAACTAAATACATGCATTCCAAAGAGAAATTTTCCTGTATTCACCTACTTAACATGAGTTCAACAGGTGAACTTCTTTCATCATGTCTTCATGAGAGACATGAAGAAAGGGTGTTTTCATAAGTTGTAATGCAAAGGAAGGTGAAATTTTGATGtacaagaaactgaaaaagtgaTGCAGAAGCTTGCCAGAAAGTGTAGTCCACCAACTGTGGATAAATGTCTGTAGAGGACAAGACtattattttgtgtgtcatttgactaaatgataaaaaagataaaaagcagTCCTGCATGGCACTGAGTCACAAATTAGGCAAATTGTTAAAGAAAATTTTATTGATTACTTACACAATTTTGCTGTGGAGAAAGCTTCTTGTTAGCTTGTGAGCGTTGACACCTTTTACTGCTAGGACACCCTAAAGAGGATGAGGCTCTCATACTTTTGGCATAGCTTGTATTGAACCtctatttatgtatttttctcaAAGAGATGTTTCTTTACGATCATTGGAGGTTTGTGTGGAGGTTTTTAATGCGTTTTTCAATATTTGGCAATACGTTGTGGTTTGTTttatcgctctctctctttcagcttaATTGGATTTTGTTCTGTGCGACTCTGTGGAGTCTGAGACCCACATTGGCCAACATGAAAAGTGATATTTCTCAGTCCAAAGACACCAGGTATGAAGCAAGACTGTTAAAATTGTCTCCACATAGATATGACAAATCAGAAATTTATGAATTTTGCTGTTTGACTTCAATAGAAGTTGCTTGTTTCCAGGAAAGTAGAAGgtgacaattaaaaaaatacactgtaaCAACATATCACATACTCCACATGTTCATTTAAAGGATTTTGGTGACCTTAGGCTGATTTATAATTTGATATTCTAATATAAATTTATATTGAGCGAAAATTAGGATCCTGAAGAAAATCATTATTATGGTGACTGAGAGGTTTGGGGacagagttttgttttccatccttTTGTGTGATAATGTGTTGGCTCTTTTTAAGTAGATATATAAGTTAGAAACTCATTCAATTCTCAATTATTTTACAGGCTGATTTTGTTCAAGATTGTGGCGCAGTTTGTCATACTGGGCTGTACTTGGATTCTGGGCCTGTACCAGACAAATCTGTTCTTTCGGGTC of the Scatophagus argus isolate fScaArg1 chromosome 16, fScaArg1.pri, whole genome shotgun sequence genome contains:
- the LOC124073563 gene encoding adhesion G protein-coupled receptor E1-like, with the translated sequence MSVVLCPGGFYIYKPSSHPYSNAGYVTYHYQCNPDSCGPLAKCSGDGGCICVPGYEIPPQHLPTPDSYGCVDIDECQKTAGICGPYSTCNNTIGSYFCTCLAGFSATNPAESPGQNNYCNDINECLENVCGDDGTCHNNAGSYMCECHQGYHLVPDATPTCQDKDECFNSTICGPDSICANTPGAYTCTCKVGYAPTEPDKEPGEANICIDVEECVKDATICGPHANCTNSIGSYSCTCFSGFRLNNLAVIASATNPCTDIDECIETPGVCGRETVCTNVPGTFYCSCPDGFFPSTGILWILGVSFCQNLQDILDEIKPPEGQTKERAFLGHMEQQLKDNAGIILPEPTVANSFSASMEVSGVGPLTSSVRVSSEGDGETGSVILGLSDRLVSALVQPGQNQTRRTVKNPTVDLSLETVGPGSSRAERSLLSAKGNIMEINLESLAKNNNGSAAAAFMTLNGMESLLSHQYFKTENRTEMYSDVITAILPLVKNTSLTEPVNFTLRHKETTPESGLMTCVYWEGKTEGMTKTMRWSVEGCWVAYTNENYTVCSCSHLSTFALIMQIGEPPPDDAFLEWLNRMCVIVGLFFLALAIFTFLLCSWNPKINNTARLHLCLSLFFSHLLLLWNDKYVKHELACTVMAGLLHFLVIASFVWMLLEALQLHLLVRRLSKVQVIQRDGLPRPLLYLIGYGVPFVIVGISALVYSDGYGATEADVCWLSQQRSFNWALTGPVIVILGLNWILFCATLWSLRPTLANMKSDISQSKDTRLILFKIVAQFVILGCTWILGLYQTNLFFRVLFIILNSQQGTFLFIVHCLLNKEVREEYIRWLTCSCGNDRFVKDAPSVSEDLDKTEKKTDEGKNDDC